The Pyrenophora tritici-repentis strain M4 chromosome 3, whole genome shotgun sequence genome has a window encoding:
- a CDS encoding Atrophin-1 multi-domain protein: MAATPSNLESTLYPKITTHISEIIEGLQALDRDPKHPEAPTLLAPIPIIGTAKLHGTHADILVHPNNTLTFQSRNLTSLTPSKDNAGFAAAMSSKTATLLHLRDLYLTRWSELNPTATLHQHHPVVIAGEWIGEKIQKDVAISQLSRRFVIVSVKVNGVWQNDQEYAGISLEADGIYNVSRAGLYHATLCPQDMARTITQVEELAEQVAARCPFAATFGLTGLGEGIVWKMACAKYNGDASLWFKTKGGVFKPKLFRAQQQSRMDDGVVVKRKAARAAAETWCSVQRLEQGWDVMREKGVRRDGSGAGVYVEWVKRDILVEEKRGIRDEGVDEEMLVVEIGKIARAWYKKRVRVEAGY, translated from the coding sequence ATGGCAGCGACTCCAAGCAACCTCGAATCAACCCTCTATCCAAAAATCACAACCCACATCTCAGAAATCATCGAAGGGCTACAAGCACTAGACCGCGACCCAAAGCACCCAGAAGCACCCACGCTCCTCGCCCCCATCCCAATCATCGGCACAGCCAAACTCCACGGAACACACGCCGACATCCTCGTCCACCCCAACAACACGCTAACATTCCAATCCCGCAACCTCACCAGCCTCACCCCCTCAAAAGACAACGCCGGCTTCGCAGCCGCAATGTCCAGCAAGACCGCCACCCTCTTGCACCTAAGAGATCTCTACCTCACGCGATGGAGCGAACTCAACCCCACAGCAACACTGCACCAACACCACCCCGTTGTCATAGCCGGCGAATGGATAGGCGAGAAGATACAAAAAGACGTTGCCATATCCCAACTTTCCCGCCGTTTCGTCATTGTTTCCGTGAAGGTAAACGGTGTATGGCAGAACGATCAGGAGTACGCGGGTATAAGTTTAGAAGCCGATGGTATTTATAACGTTTCGCGTGCTGGGTTGTATCACGCAACACTGTGCCCGCAAGACATGGCCCGCACGATTACTCAGGTTGAGGAATTGGCAGAGCAAGTCGCTGCACGGTGCCCTTTTGCGGCAACGTTTGGGCTAACGGGGCTGGGCGAGGGTATAGTGTGGAAAATGGCGTGTGCAAAGTATAACGGCGATGCTTCGCTTTGGTTCAAGACGAAAGGGGGGGTGTTTAAACCGAAGCTTTTTCGTGCACAGCAGCAAAGTCGGATGGATGATGGGGTGGTGGTGAAGCGGAAGGCTGCTAGGGCGGCGGCTGAGACGTGGTGTTCGGTGCAGAGGTTGGAGCAGGGGTGGGATGTTATGAGGGAGAAGGGCGTGAGGAGGGATGGGAGTGGGGCGGGGGTGTATGTGGAGTGGGTTAAGCGGGATATATTGGTAGAAGAGAAAAGAGGGATTAGGGATGAGGGGGTAGATGAGGAGATGTTGGTGGTTGAGATTGGGAAGATTGCTAGGGCTTGGTATAAGAAGCGGGTTAGGGTTGAAGCTGGCTATTGA
- a CDS encoding indoleamine 2,3-dioxygenase family protein: MLSSYFNFPVMSDTRPDDHSLPAFMVSTTRGFLPRQEPIVELPKEFAPLESLLQRMPIKTLSGEPGLLANFTFGDTLLKELPDLTPEVEKYSHDLVVMNALYRDYSFLASAYLFEPCHERHVKGEEYGPGRQSLPRCIALPIVKVAKIAGFKPFMEYAGSYALFNYRLEDPSKGLEYDNLRLIRAFEHGLDPSSSEAGFVLVHIAMVKESGALIEGASEMLESCSSQDRERFNDGLRTLVGGLRNVNGVMNTMWNRSKPQGYTNFRTFIFGITSQSMFPNGVIYEGVSEEPMSFRGESGANDSMIPMCDNLLQVQMPETPLTDILKDFRQYRPGNHREFLEAVRDCAQQAGVREFAKGDSVSAALYLQALDQVRDFRWRHWCFTREYILKHTSHPTATGGSPIVTWLPNQLTAVLMQMADTYEYCKSVNGVSDIMETANVQRETLRKEVAKYCGERGVAAS, encoded by the exons ATGTTGTCCTCATACTTCAACTTCCCCGTCATGTCGGACACACGTCCAGATGACCACTCCCTCCCTGCCTTCATGGTCTCAACCACACGCGGCTTCCTTCCCCGCCAAGAACCTATTGTTGAGTTGCCAAAGGAGTTCGCCCCTCTTGAGTCCTTGTTGCAGCGCATGCCCATCAAGACACTCTCAGGAGAGCCAGGCCTGCTGGCCAACTTCACCTTTGGCGACACCTTGCTCAAGGAACTTCCTGACCTTACTCCTGAAGTAGAAAAGTATAGCCATGACTTGGTCGTCATGAACGCACTATACCGCGACTACTCTTTCTTAGCTTCAGCATATCTCTTTGAGCCTTGCCATGAGAGGCACGTAAAGGGAGAGGAGTATGGACCTGGAAGACAGTCGTTGCCACGATGCATTGCGCTACCTATTGTCAAGGTTGCTAAGAT TGCCGGTTTCAAGCCCTTTATGGAGTATGCTGGCTCATACGCACTTTTCAACTATCGCCTCGAAGATCCCTCAAAAGGTCTTGAGTACGACAACCTTCGGTTGATCCGAGCCTTTGAACATGGTCTTGACCCATCTTCTTCCGAGGCAGGCTTCGTTCTTGTCCACATTGCCATGGTCAAGGAGTCCGGCGCACTGATTGAGGGTGCTTCTGAGATGTTGGAGAGTTGTTCTTCCCAAGACCGAGAGCGCTTCAACGATGGCCTGCGTACGTTGGTCGGTGGCTTGAGGAATGTCAACGGTGTAATGAACA CCATGTGGAATCGCAGCAAGCCCCAAGGCTATACCAACTTCCGAACGTTCATCTTCGGTATCACGTCGCAGTCCATGTTCCCAAATGGAGTCATCTACGAAGGTGTGAGCGAGGAGCCTATGTCGTTCCGTGGTGAATCTGGAGCCAACGACAGCATGATTCCAATGTGCGACAACTTGTTGCAGGTCCAGATGCCCGAAACACCCCTCACAGACATTCTTAAGGACTTCCGTCAGTACCGCCCGGGTAACCACCGCGAGTTCCTTGAGGCTGTCCGTGACTGCGCACAACAGGCGGGTGTGCGAGAGTTTGCCAAAGGCGACTCCGTCTCTGCGGCGCTTTATCTCCAGGCTCTTGACCAAGTTCGCGACTTTCGTTGGCGGCATTGGTGCTTCACGCGCGAGTACATCCTCAAGCACACATCGCACCCAACTGCGACTGGTGGCAGCCCAATCGTAACC TGGCTTCCAAACCAACTGACTGCTGTTCTTATGCAAATGGCAGACACGTACGAGTACTGCAAGTCAGTCAACGGGGTGAGCGATATTATGGAAACAGCCAACGTGCAGCGCGAGACACTGCGCAAGGAGGTGGCCAAGTACTGCGGCGAGCGCGGTGTGGCTGCGTCATGA